Proteins encoded in a region of the Triticum dicoccoides isolate Atlit2015 ecotype Zavitan chromosome 3A, WEW_v2.0, whole genome shotgun sequence genome:
- the LOC119270658 gene encoding F-box/FBD/LRR-repeat protein At1g13570-like: protein MSACKKARAEATYVVSSDRLSSLPPELKGDILSRLNVEEAVKTSTLSSIWRDAWTNMPKIFLRDGNFARTKFVTLVDMVLSLHNGTVDMFDISGSKTYHDEFGRWMRMLSRRSPRSVTIRLNSGPGYRIPSCLFSISDLRVLHLQNCVISLPRVFQGFKRLTHLDMKNFSSTDMDIQNLVSFCPVLSCLKLASFEGINYLNVQAPKLKRLHVFGDFEDINLDAPNLEVAILSLAHEAKAHQSVPIAHDMESHVKKSLGDLSGIKTLGISGIFMKYISKWCILTKFPAVFHRLEHIYLVICFWDQRQVLATCSLFQNAPNLKKLDMWDHSSSTLDQDQASIQELTMQVQLDHLVTVSVKDFRGLDCEVNFLAKLLSWAPALEEVKIEWTGKTECSMVLAKLLALPRVSPRAKVIVTFL, encoded by the exons ATGAGTGCGTGTAAGAAGGCCAGGGCGGAAGCTACATATGTTGTGAGTTCAGACAGACTTAGCAGTCTACCTCCAGAGTTAAAGGGCGACATCCTTTCCCGTCTGAATGTCGAAGAAGCGGTTAAGACTAGCACCTTATCAAGTATTTGGAGGGATGCATGGACTAATATGCCAAAAATATTTCTGCGCGATGGAAATTTTGCAAGAACCAAGTTCGTCACATTAGTTGATATGGTGCTATCACTCCACAACGGAACTGTAGATATGTTTGACATTTCAGGTAGCAAAACTTACCATGATGAGTTCGGTAGGTGGATGCGCATGCTTTCTAGGAGATCACCAAGATCAGTTACAATCAGGTTGAACTCAGGGCCAGGGTATAGGATTCCTTCATGTCTATTTTCTATCAGCGATTTGAGGGTTCTGCACCTGCAAAACTGCGTCATCAGCTTGCCCCGGGTATTCCAAGGTTTCAAGAGATTAACTCACCTGGACATGAAAAATTTCTCCTCCACAGACATGGACATCCAAAATCTGGTCTCCTTCTGCCCCGTACTGAGTTGTTTGAAACTAGCTTCTTTTGAGGGCATCAACTATCTAAACGTTCAAGCTCCTAAACTGAAACGTCTTCATGTTTTTGGGGACTTTGAAGACATTAATTTAGATGCCCCTAATTTGGAGGTGGCCATTCTCTCTCTTGCTCATGAAGCTAAAGCACATCAATCTGTTCCAATTGCGCATGACATGGAAAGCCATGTCAAGAAGTCATTGGGAGACCTAAGTGGCATCAAAACACTTGGAATTAGTGGCATTTTCATGAAG TATATATCAAAATGGTGCATACTTACAAAGTTCCCTGCCGTATTTCATCGCCTCGAGCATATTTATCTTGTGATATGCTTTTGGGACCAGAGGCAAGTCTTGGCCACTTGTTCGCTGTTTCAGAATGCCCCTAACTTAAAGAAGCTTGACATGTGG GATCACTCTTCGAGCACATTGGATCAGGATCAGGCGAGCATTCAAGAGCTTACCATGCAAGTGCAACTGGATCATCTCGTAACAGTCAGTGTGAAAGATTTCAGGGGCCTGGACTGCGAAGTCAATTTCCTGGCAAAGCTACTGAGTTGGGCGCCGGCTCTGGAAGAAGTGAAGATAGAATGGACGGGCAAAACAGAGTGCAGCATGGTTCTTGCCAAGCTATTAGCTCTGCCAAGGGTGTCTCCCAGGGCCAAGGTCATTGTTACTTTTTTATAA
- the LOC119270657 gene encoding F-box/FBD/LRR-repeat protein At1g13570-like isoform X3, with protein MLQQFYLDSEAMSTCKKTRAEATSVVSSDRLSSLPPKIKGNVLSRLDVREAVGTSTLSSTWRDAWTDMPKISLRDRNFMRTRFVTLVDMVLALQKGTIEEFDISGKKSYHDELARWMLMLSRRSPRSVTIKLNSGPRYKISSCLFSIGDLKFLQLENCIISLPRAFQGINRLNIQAPKLEYLNVYGDFEDINLEAPNLKVAILYLGHQAKLYQSVPIGYDKENHVKKSLGSLSEIKTLGITGSFMKYLSKGCILTKLPVVFTRLEDIYLTICFWDQRQVLTAYSLFQNAPNLKKLAVWSYASSTCDQDQARFLEHTLQMQMDHLVMACVECFRGLDYEVDFVAKLPSWAPDLEEVKIEWKGQTDCSIVLAKLLALPRVSPRAKVIVTFC; from the exons ATGCTACAACAGTTTTATCTGGATTCTGAAGCAATGAGTACCTGCAAAAAGACCAGGGCAGAAGCTACATCTGTTGTGAGTTCAGACAGACTGAGCAGTctacctccaaagataaagggcaaCGTCCTCTCCCGTTTGGATGTCAGAGAAGCGGTTGGCACTAGCACCTTATCAAGTACTTGGAGGGATGCATGGACAGATATGCCAAAAATATCTTTGCGCGATAGAAATTTTATGCGAACCAGGTTCGTTACGTTGGTCGATATGGTGCTAGCACTCCAAAAGGGAACCATAGAAGAGTTTGATATATCAGGTAAAAAAAGTTACCATGATGAGCTCGCTAGGTGGATGCTCATGCTGTCAAGGAGATCACCAAGGTCAGTTACAATCAAGTTGAACTCAGGACCAAGGTATAAGATTTCCTCATGCCTCTTTTCTATCGGTGATTTGAAGTTTCTGCAACTGGAAAACTGCATCATCAGCTTGCCCCGGGCATTCCAAG GCATCAACCGACTAAACATTCAAGCTCCTAAGCTAGAATATCTTAATGTATATGGGGACTTTGAAGACATTAATTTGGAGGCCCCTAATCTGAAGGTGGCCATTCTCTATCTAGGTCACCAAGCTAAACTATATCAGTCTGTTCCAATTGGGTATGACAAGGAAAACCATGTCAAGAAGTCATTGGGAAGCCTAAGTGAGATCAAGACACTTGGAATTACTGGCAGTTTCATGAAG TATCTATCAAAAGGGTGCATACTCACGAAGCTCCCAGTTGTGTTTACTCGCCTTGAGGATATTTATCTTACGATATGCTTTTGGGACCAGAGGCAAGTCTTGACCGCTTATTCATTATTTCAGAATGCTCCTAACTTGAAGAAGCTTGCGGTGTGG agtTACGCTTCGAGCACATGCGATCAGGATCAGGCGAGGTTTCTAGAGCATACCCTGCAAATGCAAATGGACCATCTCGTAATGGCCTGTGTTGAATGTTTCCGGGGTCTTGACTACGAAGTCGATTTCGTGGCAAAGCTACCGAGTTGGGCACCTGATCTTGAAGAAGTGAAGATAGAATGGAAGGGTCAAACAGATTGCAGCATTGTTCTTGCCAAGCTATTAGCTCTGCCGAGGGTGTCTCCCAGGGCCAAGGTCATTGTTACATTTTGTTAA
- the LOC119270657 gene encoding F-box/FBD/LRR-repeat protein At1g13570-like isoform X1, producing MLQQFYLDSEAMSTCKKTRAEATSVVSSDRLSSLPPKIKGNVLSRLDVREAVGTSTLSSTWRDAWTDMPKISLRDRNFMRTRFVTLVDMVLALQKGTIEEFDISGKKSYHDELARWMLMLSRRSPRSVTIKLNSGPRYKISSCLFSIGDLKFLQLENCIISLPRAFQGFKSLTYLSLNIFSSTDRDIQNQISFCPVLTDLILTSFVGINRLNIQAPKLEYLNVYGDFEDINLEAPNLKVAILYLGHQAKLYQSVPIGYDKENHVKKSLGSLSEIKTLGITGSFMKYLSKGCILTKLPVVFTRLEDIYLTICFWDQRQVLTAYSLFQNAPNLKKLAVWSYASSTCDQDQARFLEHTLQMQMDHLVMACVECFRGLDYEVDFVAKLPSWAPDLEEVKIEWKGQTDCSIVLAKLLALPRVSPRAKVIVTFC from the exons ATGCTACAACAGTTTTATCTGGATTCTGAAGCAATGAGTACCTGCAAAAAGACCAGGGCAGAAGCTACATCTGTTGTGAGTTCAGACAGACTGAGCAGTctacctccaaagataaagggcaaCGTCCTCTCCCGTTTGGATGTCAGAGAAGCGGTTGGCACTAGCACCTTATCAAGTACTTGGAGGGATGCATGGACAGATATGCCAAAAATATCTTTGCGCGATAGAAATTTTATGCGAACCAGGTTCGTTACGTTGGTCGATATGGTGCTAGCACTCCAAAAGGGAACCATAGAAGAGTTTGATATATCAGGTAAAAAAAGTTACCATGATGAGCTCGCTAGGTGGATGCTCATGCTGTCAAGGAGATCACCAAGGTCAGTTACAATCAAGTTGAACTCAGGACCAAGGTATAAGATTTCCTCATGCCTCTTTTCTATCGGTGATTTGAAGTTTCTGCAACTGGAAAACTGCATCATCAGCTTGCCCCGGGCATTCCAAGGTTTCAAGAGCCTAACTTACCTGAGCCTAAACATTTTCTCATCCACAGACAGGGATATCCAAAATCAGATCTCGTTCTGCCCCGTCTTGACTGATTTGATATTAACTTCTTTTGTGGGCATCAACCGACTAAACATTCAAGCTCCTAAGCTAGAATATCTTAATGTATATGGGGACTTTGAAGACATTAATTTGGAGGCCCCTAATCTGAAGGTGGCCATTCTCTATCTAGGTCACCAAGCTAAACTATATCAGTCTGTTCCAATTGGGTATGACAAGGAAAACCATGTCAAGAAGTCATTGGGAAGCCTAAGTGAGATCAAGACACTTGGAATTACTGGCAGTTTCATGAAG TATCTATCAAAAGGGTGCATACTCACGAAGCTCCCAGTTGTGTTTACTCGCCTTGAGGATATTTATCTTACGATATGCTTTTGGGACCAGAGGCAAGTCTTGACCGCTTATTCATTATTTCAGAATGCTCCTAACTTGAAGAAGCTTGCGGTGTGG agtTACGCTTCGAGCACATGCGATCAGGATCAGGCGAGGTTTCTAGAGCATACCCTGCAAATGCAAATGGACCATCTCGTAATGGCCTGTGTTGAATGTTTCCGGGGTCTTGACTACGAAGTCGATTTCGTGGCAAAGCTACCGAGTTGGGCACCTGATCTTGAAGAAGTGAAGATAGAATGGAAGGGTCAAACAGATTGCAGCATTGTTCTTGCCAAGCTATTAGCTCTGCCGAGGGTGTCTCCCAGGGCCAAGGTCATTGTTACATTTTGTTAA
- the LOC119270657 gene encoding F-box/FBD/LRR-repeat protein At1g13570-like isoform X2, translating into MSTCKKTRAEATSVVSSDRLSSLPPKIKGNVLSRLDVREAVGTSTLSSTWRDAWTDMPKISLRDRNFMRTRFVTLVDMVLALQKGTIEEFDISGKKSYHDELARWMLMLSRRSPRSVTIKLNSGPRYKISSCLFSIGDLKFLQLENCIISLPRAFQGFKSLTYLSLNIFSSTDRDIQNQISFCPVLTDLILTSFVGINRLNIQAPKLEYLNVYGDFEDINLEAPNLKVAILYLGHQAKLYQSVPIGYDKENHVKKSLGSLSEIKTLGITGSFMKYLSKGCILTKLPVVFTRLEDIYLTICFWDQRQVLTAYSLFQNAPNLKKLAVWSYASSTCDQDQARFLEHTLQMQMDHLVMACVECFRGLDYEVDFVAKLPSWAPDLEEVKIEWKGQTDCSIVLAKLLALPRVSPRAKVIVTFC; encoded by the exons ATGAGTACCTGCAAAAAGACCAGGGCAGAAGCTACATCTGTTGTGAGTTCAGACAGACTGAGCAGTctacctccaaagataaagggcaaCGTCCTCTCCCGTTTGGATGTCAGAGAAGCGGTTGGCACTAGCACCTTATCAAGTACTTGGAGGGATGCATGGACAGATATGCCAAAAATATCTTTGCGCGATAGAAATTTTATGCGAACCAGGTTCGTTACGTTGGTCGATATGGTGCTAGCACTCCAAAAGGGAACCATAGAAGAGTTTGATATATCAGGTAAAAAAAGTTACCATGATGAGCTCGCTAGGTGGATGCTCATGCTGTCAAGGAGATCACCAAGGTCAGTTACAATCAAGTTGAACTCAGGACCAAGGTATAAGATTTCCTCATGCCTCTTTTCTATCGGTGATTTGAAGTTTCTGCAACTGGAAAACTGCATCATCAGCTTGCCCCGGGCATTCCAAGGTTTCAAGAGCCTAACTTACCTGAGCCTAAACATTTTCTCATCCACAGACAGGGATATCCAAAATCAGATCTCGTTCTGCCCCGTCTTGACTGATTTGATATTAACTTCTTTTGTGGGCATCAACCGACTAAACATTCAAGCTCCTAAGCTAGAATATCTTAATGTATATGGGGACTTTGAAGACATTAATTTGGAGGCCCCTAATCTGAAGGTGGCCATTCTCTATCTAGGTCACCAAGCTAAACTATATCAGTCTGTTCCAATTGGGTATGACAAGGAAAACCATGTCAAGAAGTCATTGGGAAGCCTAAGTGAGATCAAGACACTTGGAATTACTGGCAGTTTCATGAAG TATCTATCAAAAGGGTGCATACTCACGAAGCTCCCAGTTGTGTTTACTCGCCTTGAGGATATTTATCTTACGATATGCTTTTGGGACCAGAGGCAAGTCTTGACCGCTTATTCATTATTTCAGAATGCTCCTAACTTGAAGAAGCTTGCGGTGTGG agtTACGCTTCGAGCACATGCGATCAGGATCAGGCGAGGTTTCTAGAGCATACCCTGCAAATGCAAATGGACCATCTCGTAATGGCCTGTGTTGAATGTTTCCGGGGTCTTGACTACGAAGTCGATTTCGTGGCAAAGCTACCGAGTTGGGCACCTGATCTTGAAGAAGTGAAGATAGAATGGAAGGGTCAAACAGATTGCAGCATTGTTCTTGCCAAGCTATTAGCTCTGCCGAGGGTGTCTCCCAGGGCCAAGGTCATTGTTACATTTTGTTAA